A window of the Streptomyces luomodiensis genome harbors these coding sequences:
- a CDS encoding SIMPL domain-containing protein, translating into MNQPAQPPAAPQPYGTPDTPRVAVLGEARLDVDPEIARITITVSARGADRRAALDDLTRRNNEVRELVKSYGEAVEKLETGAFSVTPELAPKSRHERVRAYHGRVHLTATLTDFTALGELTTRLADLELTRVDGPRWGLRPDSPAHGRARQQAVREAVQRAREYAGALGARLVALVELADLEAEQGPLQPVAVAAPRRRSGYGGPADQDAVAALDLEPQRQTVYAQVNARFTMTPPEL; encoded by the coding sequence ATGAACCAGCCCGCCCAGCCGCCCGCCGCGCCCCAGCCCTACGGCACCCCCGACACCCCGCGCGTCGCCGTCCTCGGCGAGGCGCGCCTCGACGTCGACCCCGAGATCGCCCGGATCACCATCACCGTCAGCGCCCGGGGCGCCGACCGGCGCGCCGCGCTCGACGACCTCACCCGCCGCAACAATGAAGTCCGCGAACTGGTGAAGTCCTACGGCGAGGCGGTCGAGAAGCTGGAGACCGGCGCCTTCTCGGTCACCCCCGAACTGGCCCCCAAGAGCCGCCACGAGCGCGTACGGGCCTACCACGGCCGGGTGCACCTCACCGCGACCCTTACCGACTTCACCGCACTGGGCGAACTCACCACCCGCCTCGCCGACCTCGAACTCACCCGCGTCGACGGCCCCCGATGGGGGCTGCGCCCCGACTCGCCCGCCCACGGCCGGGCGCGGCAGCAGGCGGTGCGCGAGGCGGTGCAGCGGGCCCGTGAGTACGCCGGAGCACTCGGTGCCCGGCTGGTCGCGCTCGTCGAGCTCGCCGACCTCGAGGCGGAGCAGGGCCCGCTCCAGCCCGTCGCCGTCGCCGCCCCGCGCCGCCGGTCCGGCTACGGCGGCCCCGCCGACCAGGACGCCGTGGCCGCACTTGACCTCGAACCGCAGCGCCAGACGGTGTACGCACAGGTCAACGCCCGCTTTACGATGACCCCTCCCGAGCTGTGA